The following proteins come from a genomic window of Kwoniella shandongensis chromosome 7, complete sequence:
- a CDS encoding histidinol dehydrogenase, producing the protein MSTVRHLKSPAAPAPLANGNNSSIDVPTIVQGVIEDVRANGDAAVRRYSEQFDKWSPKSFKLSDQEIQDIIATVPKQTVEDIKTVQSNVRAFAEAQKASLRDFEVEIRPGIHLGQKNVPIQNVGCYIPGGRYPLLASAHMTILTAKVAGVPNVIACTPPIAGEIPNATIAAMYFAGADAIYLLGGTQAIAAMALGTETIPKVDFICGPGNAFVATAKAKLYGSIGIDLFAGPTEVLIVADEYASSFTVAVDLLSQAEHGPDTPAVLITTSEKLANETIAHVEKILTETDMSTAALAGTSWRDYGEVIVVDTIDEAYQVADSFASEHVQILTQNPREALDKMKNYGALFLGEKTCVSYGDKVIGTNHVLPTKGAARYTGGLCVQKFLKTYTYQEVKSEDASGELGKLCGRAARAERFEGHARSGDRRAQLYAGEKYKWIYE; encoded by the exons ATGTCCACAGTCCGACACTTGAAATCGCCCGCTGCCCCTGCTCCGTTGGCGAACGGAAACAATTCTTCAATCGATGTCCCAACGATCGTCCAAGGAGTGATTGAAGATGTCCGTGCAAATGGAGACGCAGCTGTCCGAAGGTACTCTGAGCAATTTGACAAGTGGTCGCCGAAATCCTTCAAGCTTTCCGACCAAGAGATACAAGATATCATCGCCACGGTACCTAAACAAACCGTTGAAGACATCAAAACTGTTCAATCAAATGTCCGTGCATTTGCCGAAGCTCAGAAGGCAAGTCTTAGAGACTTTGAAGTAGAGATCAGACCCGGCATTCATCTAGGACAGAAGAACGTTCCCATCCAGAACGTCGGATG TTACATTCCTGGTGGTCGGTATCCTTTGCTTGCTTCGGCACACATGACCATCCTTACCGCCAAGGTGGCCGGAGTCCCCAACGTAATCGCCTGTACACCACCTATTGCCGGGGAGATCCCAAACGCTACCATCGCTGCCATGTACTTTGCCGGCGCAGATGCTATCTATCTTCTGGGTGGTACTCAAGCGATCGCAGCGATGGCTCTCGGCACCGAGACAATCCCCAAAGTCGACTTCATTTGTGGACCCGGTAATGCCTTTGTAGCGACTGCGAAGGCCAAGCTGTATGGATCCATTGGTATCGACTTGTTCGCTGGTCCCACCGAGGTTCTCATCGTTGCCGACGAGTACGCTTCGTCGTTCACTGTCGCTGTGGATCTGTTGTCTCAAGCCGAGCACGGACCCGATACACCAGCTGTTCTCATCACCACATCGGAAAAACTAGCCAACGAGACCATCGCTCACGTGGAGAAGATTCTCACCGAAACCGACATGTCCACAGCGGCCCTTGCCGGTACTTCATGGAGAGATTACGGGGAGGTGATCGTCGTTGACACAATCGACGAGGCCTATCAGGTGGCCGACTCTTTCGCATCAGAGCATGTCCAGATCCTCACCCAAAACCCCCGTGAAGCTttggacaagatgaagaattATGGTGCCCTTTTCCTCGGCGAGAAAACTTGTGTGTCCTACGGAGACAAAGTCATCGGAACCAACCATGTTCTCCCTACCAAAGGAGCAGCTCGATACACTGGTGGTCTGTGTGTTCAGAAGTTCCTGAAAACATATACTTATCAAGAAGTGAAATCTGAAGACGCGTCCGGAGAGCTGGGAAAACTTTGTGGTCGTGCAGCACGTGCAGAGAGGTTTGAAGGTCATGCCCGAAGTGGTGACAGACGAGCTCAATTGTACGCTGGTGAAAAGTACAAGTGGATTTATGAATAG